Proteins encoded together in one Quercus lobata isolate SW786 chromosome 3, ValleyOak3.0 Primary Assembly, whole genome shotgun sequence window:
- the LOC115981152 gene encoding NAC domain-containing protein 82-like, translated as MSVGFRFDPKDEELINILNSKVDGTEHRCLNHYVVNDCEVYGKIPPWEIYDSHSYYHLHTFQRKLYVFTNLKITGNRVCRAASCGTWLEKSKPKRMHDSKGDLIGIDKMLSFKAKNVGSGKFNKTNWIMHEFSLAGKTAVQGSARLNKVLCVIYKQNKGSVCEDYGTTAMMSLDEHRKMWLEMPSCEKFVAWNIADQQNKGSVCEEAKGRGFKRCFYSAAAAAEEASSFNTIAVISHEQVDAQSQEHRKRLRLEPEMPSLDAGADDDEFAGWTADLPYPDETLSQIFSDLPPMVEVCHQSKSDLALDADIDKELDAWMANLPPLDEAMSQIFSDLPPMVEVCHQSNSDHVLDADIDEDFDAWIANLKAPDEALTQIFSDLLPPVEVCSQSKSDHVVNANTDELLAAWFADPTSRMKH; from the coding sequence ATGAGTGTGGGTTTTAGATTTGATCCTAAGGACGAGGAGTTGATAAACATTTTGAATAGCAAGGTAGACGGTACAGAACACCGTTGCCTAAATCATTATGTTGTCAATGACTGTGAGGTATACGGCAAAATTCCTCCATGGGAAATATATGATTCTCATTCGTACTATCATTTACACACCTTCCAACGCAAGCTTTACGTGTTCACCAACCTCAAAATAACCGGCAATCGTGTTTGCAGGGCTGCCTCTTGTGGAACCTGGCTTGAAAAAAGCAAGCCCAAAAGAATGCATGATTCTAAGGGCGATCTTATTGGGATCGACAAGATGCTCTCTTTTAAGGCCAAGAATGTTGGTTCTGGAAAATTCAACAAGACTAATTGGATAATGCATGAGTTCTCCCTTGCTGGCAAAACAGCAGTTCAAGGATCTGCAAGACTCAACAAAGTCCTTTGCgtcatttataaacaaaataaagggtCGGTTTGTGAGGACTACGGAACAACTGCTATGATGTCACTTGATGAACATAGAAAAATGTGGCTTGAAATGccaagttgtgaaaaatttgtTGCATGGAATATTGCTGATCAACAAAATAAAGGTTCAGTTTGTGAGGAGGCCAAAGGAAGAGGGTTCAAAAGATGTTTTTAttctgctgctgctgctgctgaagAGGCCTCAAGCTTCAATACAATTGCTGTGATATCACATGAACAAGTAGATGCCCAATCCCAAGAACACAGAAAAAGGCTGCGCCTTGAGCCTGAGATGCCAAGTTTGGATGCTGGTGCTGATGATGACGAGTTTGCTGGATGGACTGCTGATCTCCCATACCCAGATGAAACATTGAGTCAAATATTTTCTGATCTACCACCCATGGTTGAagtatgtcatcaatcaaaatcTGACCTTGCTCTTGATGCTGACATTGATAAAGAGCTTGATGCATGGATGGCTAATCTCCCACCCCTAGATGAAGCAATGAGTCAAATATTTTCTGATCTACCACCCATGGTTGAagtatgtcatcaatcaaattcTGACCATGTTCTTGACGCTGACATTGATGAAGATTTTGATGCATGGATTGCTAATCTCAAAGCCCCAGATGAAGCATTGACTCAAATATTTTCTGATCTACTGCCCCCGGTTGAAGTATGCAGTCAATCCAAATCTGACCATGTTGTTAATGCTAATACTGATGAATTACTTGCTGCATGGTTTGCTGATCCCACATCCCGGATGAAGCATTGA